One window of the bacterium genome contains the following:
- a CDS encoding sigma-54 dependent transcriptional regulator, which translates to MQVDIKIFIQQSIIMLTGYGSINTAVKAMKFGAYDYLTKPVNNDELKLVIKKAIESRKLTMEVMDLRRELQERFRFGNIIGKSPQMQDVYTLIETVAPQDVTVLIHGDSGTGKELVAKAIHYNSMRKDKPFQIVDCATLPETLVESELFGYEKGAFTGATGRKIGKFDLSHGGTLFLDEIGNLTPNVQMKLLRAIQERKIERLGGKGTIPIDTRIIAATNKKLEDEVKIRKNLKKK; encoded by the coding sequence ATGCAAGTGGATATAAAAATATTTATTCAACAAAGCATAATAATGTTGACAGGTTATGGGAGTATAAATACTGCAGTTAAGGCGATGAAATTTGGTGCCTATGACTACCTGACAAAGCCAGTTAATAATGATGAACTCAAGCTTGTAATAAAGAAAGCAATTGAGAGTAGAAAGCTGACAATGGAGGTAATGGACTTGCGTAGAGAACTACAGGAGAGATTTAGGTTTGGCAATATAATTGGGAAGAGTCCACAGATGCAAGATGTGTATACTTTAATTGAGACAGTGGCACCACAGGATGTGACAGTATTGATTCATGGTGATAGTGGGACTGGCAAAGAGCTTGTTGCCAAAGCTATACATTACAATAGTATGCGTAAGGATAAACCGTTCCAAATAGTAGACTGTGCGACACTGCCTGAGACATTAGTTGAGAGTGAACTATTTGGATACGAGAAGGGAGCATTTACCGGTGCTACAGGAAGGAAGATTGGTAAGTTTGACCTATCACATGGGGGTACACTGTTTTTAGATGAAATTGGGAATCTTACTCCAAATGTACAGATGAAGCTCCTTAGAGCAATACAGGAGAGAAAAATTGAGCGCCTCGGTGGTAAAGGGACTATTCCAATAGATACAAGGATAATAGCAGCTACAAACAAAAAACTTGA